The Salvelinus fontinalis isolate EN_2023a chromosome 32, ASM2944872v1, whole genome shotgun sequence nucleotide sequence AAGTCTTCAGATGTAAAATCCTTAAGTCTCAAAAACATTTCTTCCGCAGCCACAATAATGTCCAATTCCTTAGACTTCATTTGAGACTTGAACCTTACAGATTATAACTGTGGAAATGCTGAAATCTTAAAATTCTTCTTCTCATTTGGTATtatggcggtccgcaaacaaaTGTTATAGGTGCAAGCCGCCACCTTCTTTATTGGCGGCCTACTATTCTGTAGTATGAATTCATTACACTTAGTTCCTAAAAATTATTTCTGTGGATTTTATATGGAgattggcaaccaactttaaaggggcaatcagcatgCATGCCTCAGGAGCTTAATTCAACTGTCGTACATCATCAGAACCTAAAatataagctttttttactccatagttagtaaaaaaaagtaaatatAGGCTCAAAACGTGGTTAAACtacaattttgatatcatggatagtcagtccttgcatccatagctctgtctatgaatttgagagtggttacattcctCTAGCcctatccctcagctttttaccgaaacaggggTGGGGAGTTCGCTTTGTTTTTGTTTCAATtgctgattgccactttaagGTGCAGTATGGGCAGCAACTCAATGATGTATAAAGATAAATGATCCATTGTTGTTTTTGTCAGCGCCACCTTAAACTCAGGAACACTAAAAGCTgctcctgtcctccctgttttAGGGTCCTTAGATCCATTAGTGAATATATTCAAGAAAGCGTAGTACTGTGTTCTTAAATGTTCACTTACAACTGAATCTACTCCTTCCTCAACGTCTCTTACCCTCTCAGGCAACCCTAGGTATATCATTGGCCGAGGGAGCAACCAAGGTGGAATAGCAGGAAGAGGCTGAACTCCTTCCCAAACAATCCCAATCCCATTTCTTACCTATCCAGCCAGAACTTGTATTCAGATCTCGTTCACGCTCCCAGCACTCTAGGAGCACCTTATCTGTGGGATGTGTAACCTTATATCCTTGAAGATTTACCCAATATGTCATGGTTAGTTGTTGTCTTCGCAACTTTAATGGTATCTCTCCCAACTCTACGTGCAGCGTTGCCACCGGGGAGGTCCTGACTGCTCCACAACATATTCTAGGTCTTGTGCCTGGATTACATCAAGCTTTTTTAAAGATGTCTGAGCTGCTGATCCGTACGCTACACTACCATAGTTCAGTGATCAGACAGGGAATGAAGTTCGGGGGAACCCAGTAGGGGACACCCCTTTTCATTTTGTGCCACCAAAATAAGGTTTTCATACATTTAATACATAATAAAAATGTTCTAttgcatttaaaaaaatcaaaaagTTAAACTATTTTATCTGGGCCTATTTTGTCCCTTCAGTAAGCTATGTTACAAACGAGATGCAACATGCATTAGTCTAAGGAAGAAAATAATATAAATATTATCTGAAATACATACCTTTTTGTTATAGAACAGAAATATTTATATGGaattggcaaaaatataaataaatagtaGGCCTACCTAAATTGAGAAACTAAACCTCAGATGAAGAGGCTATTCCTCTTCATCTGAGGGATCCTGATTGATGCATATAGACCTCCTTTCTGCCACTTAACTCTGGCAAACTGTAATTTCTCCTTGTGCTGTCCTCTATGCTAGAATGGGATTCTAATCAACTCAGCGGAGCTGTTCAACAGCTGGCAGGAAACCAGACAGGGTGAATGGAATAATATGGTCAGAGGATGCAGAGGAGACACCATTTGGTTTGTCCAttcgttcattcattcattcatgcaATATTAATTTATTTATTATTCGGGGCACTTCAAAATTACAAAGCATTCTCTGAGTGTGTGTCACCAATAGGTGGCAGTGTACTATATTCTATCACCATCACAATTCACTGTCAGTAAAGATCCTGATGAAATGGAAGTAGTTTCCCCTACCACTGATCCAGAATCAGATATTTGTCAGTCTCCTGATGACTCTGAAAATGACAAGCACTGAGTAAGTAGCAACAAAGGTGAGATGCAAGGAATGACCAACCTATCGGGGCAAAAGCACTCGACCAACTAGAGGCGCATTACTAAGAGAGACAAACGCAAACAAGAAGAGGGGTCGACAGACTAACAGGCGGAAGAGGGAGGAACACAGACGTGTGCACCGCACGACATGCAGACGAGTGTGAAAAGCTCTGAATtatagagaacacacacactgctactctTTATCCTCGTCAGTTGTGCCTCACTATGTCAAGCAGGCCACCCACTTTTGTGGGGAGGTTAAACTAGAATAGTTCTtcatctcacttcctctctcgGACTGTCTTATGTCTCACTGTCTAAGATGGTTCCAAAATATGCTGTTATTTTGTCAATCTGAAAAGCTTTCATGTAGAAAAACATGACTGGTGCTGAAGCCACAACCCTGAATTTGTGTGTCAGCAAACGGCACCTCTTGACACTTGATTTGCTAAGCTGAGGAAAAGGGCCAGAGAAATGTAAGCACTTTCAAATTTCTAGATAAATCTATGGATGCAAGACCTGACAGCAACTTGAAGCTATGGGCTACATTGTTTGTTGACAAGGACTCAAATTACAACAAAACCTAAACAATGATGTAAACCATccttatattttgggttatgatggtactggaactgaccctgtatatgctAACTTACAGTAATTTATCGTgtttttcttatttcttatttcttatttgtatatattttgtgATTTTGTTCTACCTTAAGTTATTATTTATTACTGAATTGTTGGGGTTAATGCTTGCAAAAAGCTTGAAACTTGAAATGACAGATTTTACCTTAAAAGTCAAAGATGTAAAACATACTTTCTAGGTGTGCTTTGTTAGTGTCAAATAGCTCTGTACCAAAACTTGGCACAGAAATTATGAGAAGAACACAGCTGCAGAGTTGATATGACCACTTGGTTTACGTGGCAATACCCCCTTATCTGGCAGTTGTCCTGCCTTTGCAGCATAGCTTATTCACACAAGCCCTTAGTGAGAAATAACTTTCTTATCATTTTTGATTTCCTTAATTCTGTTATTGTTTTCTTTTTAAACTTTTGGAGTTAGGTTTTTTGTTAGGATCTGGAGTGAAATCTAAAAATCAAACAGTTTAGTAAAGGCAGAGGTTAATAGTACATTTACTGTATATAAAATTCACTCCAAGACAGAGAATGTGCACGTATATGGATCGGTGGGGTGATCCACCAATGATGTCAAGCCTACCGGCCTCCCTGCCCTCTCTGAATTAAATAAAAGGACAGGACCCACTGCTGCACAGCTCACCTATAGTGCCTGCCAGCCCAACACTCTGCACCATGTTCCTGTTCCTCTGCATTGCCTTTCTCCACAGCCTTGTTCTGGGTGCTCCTGTGCTTTACCAGGGAGAAGAGCTATCCCAAAACTACTGCCCAATGGGCTGGTACGATTTTAACGGACGCTGCTATAGGTATGTTGCTACACCACTGAACTGGCCTGATGCTGAGTCCTACTGTTTGACTCAGGGAGGGAACCTGGTCTCTGTGCACAGTGAGGCAGAACACCAGTTCATCAAAATCCTGATCCAGAGATTCGACCCTGCGGAGAGAGGAACCTGGATGGGTCTGTCTGACATCCACGTGGAGGGGAGGTGGATGTGGTCTGACGGGTCCAAAGTGGACTTCATACCCTGGCATCCATCCCAGCCTGATGGCGGACGGAATCAAAACTGTGTAATAACTAACCATTTTGACCAAAGGTGGAATGATCAAGGTTGCAATTACAGTCACGCCTTTGTCTGCGCCGAACGTCTCTGCTAGCCAGTCATCCGTCAAGATGGAAGGGCTTCCATCCTGAGAAGAAACCTGGTTTTCAataagaaataaacacatttgattGAAAATACTGTTTTTATGGATTGCTTGTGAATTTGAAATAGAAGTAGTGTGATTGCTTTAGCTGTCTTTTTATTGTATCAAGAGGCCTCGTATTAAACAATTATGACAAGAATGAAGCAATACCCACTTTTCCGGAATGGCTGTAATGCTGTTGTTGGAGCAAAGACACAGTGAGTGAAGTGAGAAATGAACTTTCACAAACTTTAATGTTTTTGGTTGAAAGCCATACACGTAACATTTACATCTGCAAATAGTGTTACATGTCAATAAAATATAAGTACTAGTGAAGGAATTAAAATGAACTAGATGTGTGTAGAACTTCCTGTTTTGCAAAAACACGAAAACTGTCCAGttatgctgatgatgatgatttttttattttttttatttaacctttatttaacttggcaagtcagtgaagaacaaattcttatttacagtgacggcctacaccggccaaacccagacaacgctgggtcaTTTGTGCGACGCCCTATCACGGCCGGTTGGAATACAGCCTGcaatcaaaccagggtgtctgtagtgatgcctctagcactaagatgcagtgtcttaaaccgctgtgccactcgggatccCAACATTTAtacaatgtttgtataaaacattcacctgatgttgcaagaatgtttCCCAGAACAAATGTTGTTATTACATTACCTGGGAACCTAATAATTACCGTAGGGGAacgttctgtggtggttgttataGATGGTGCATACAACGTTTTTGTGAATTTTAGGAGAAGATTCCAATAATATTTTctttaacaaaaaaaacacattttgttaTCAAAATTATTTGAAAGTCTTTGGATGTTATCATCCTAATACTCAGCTTCATGTTATAAATTAGAACACGCAAAGCCACGCCCCTCATTTGACAGGGCGCGTCCCGGTTAATCTCATAGACCTCCATTCAAAGTTGCCTTTTTTCAGTGGTCCCTTTGAAGCTTTCAAATAACGCAAAAATGCCCAAAAGGAAAAACCCAGACATCAAGTTTTTCGCTGTACCAAATCCCCAAAAAGAGCCTCTCAGACGACTGCTGTGGCTCCAGTCCATCAGACGTGAGGATGCCTGAGGGACCTGGCTTCGTCACACACCTACCTGTGTGGTAAATTATTATTGTTTACATTAGACTGGGTGTAGATGTGTGTTGTACTGTTCATTTGTGTTTTTGTGTATAACAAGGAGAGCTATCCAGCTTTTTTCATATGCTTTCAGTCAACTGCAGCTAGAAGTAATGCTATCTGTGGTACCGTTAGCCTCTTTGCTCACGACCTGTACAGGTCTCCCGAGCGAAGGAGCgtactaacgttagctacctcaAGTTCAACAATGTAATCGACTATAAACAAGAAGGGTAGAGTGAAAGCCATCCTGAAAGTTCATTAGCTAGCATACATTACCTGTCTAAGAGATAGGGAAATGTGTTGTGTTCGCCTGTTGTGTACACAGGATTAAAAGCTGGGCAGGAGCCGAGCTCCCCCACCTTGGCTTGGGTCTAAATTAGTGAGAGCATGCGGTGTAACAAGCCCTAGGCTATTCGTTACAAAATAACATTACAGCCATTGATTTTAGAAGAACATGACTTGCCAGATGCCCTCTCTTGTTTTGTAGCCAGTCGTCCAAAGTGCTGTTGTCCTGCCCCCAATTGAAAGACACTTGTCCCCTAGGACTCCACTGCCACAATACTGGACGTACCCATCACATGAGACTCCAATGTAATGATTCTCCTGACAGATTCTGAAACTGGCTCTCGCCACTTTCAACTGGCTGTGGTTTCTTTGCTCCATGATTCTATTCTCTGAACATGTTTTCTTGCTGTTTTAAAGGAAAGTTTTCTTaaagttctgagaacatgactttaaatggaaccatgaggaaacctgcagaAAAATGTTATGCTGATGTAGTGAAATTCCTACCTAAGAAACATGGTTCTCAAAACGttgtgtgctagctgggtatcctgcaccattcccagaatgtTGTGGGAAGGTtatatgcaaaataaccataggacaaccacgctctcaccaagctctaagaaacatatggttctcagaacattatttgCTAGCTGGGAAATGCCTTTGGAATGTGGTTTTCGGGGCATTTTCATTTACTATAGTATGGTATTTCCTACCACAGTAACTTGACCTAAACCCAAACCAGACTATCAAATATAAACAAACTTATGCACTTATAGGGGCATTGTTGCAGTTTCACACGTTATACAGTAGCAATCTTTTACTTCATtactgggaagagagagaatggTTTTACTTTTATAATTGGGAGCATTATTTAGAATCAATAGCAGCGAAGAGATACAATTTACTCATTAAAATGTCACAACAGTCGGAAAACAAATACATGTTTCCTTATAAATCCTCCTAATGCTGGAGATAAGGTGAAAGCTTGCAGTGGGGATATGATACAGTCAGAAAACAGTCACAATAGCCAGACTAAAGTGGCAGTGCACATTGCTCACTGGCTGCAAAATGTTGCAAACGGAAGAAAACCTGTTCAAACCAGAAGGTTGCTGtctcatagagatcctattaaattactagaggggggaggggggggctatgtcataaaccctcaaagttccagaatggtgtgaaaatggcagccatattgTTCAGGGAGAAACCAAACCCAGTCTAACTGGAATGAATGGCAGTAAGAGACATAATCCTTTTACTTATGCAGGAAATTAAAGGTAAGGCATGTGATGTATCAGAAGTGGTGTAATGGAATTattgtcaacctaaaatattTTCACATAATCATAAATACAGTTTATACACACTTTATACACATTTTCtgtataaatagcctctaaaatataAATGTCtacatttttgttttctttgAAAGCTGTGATAAAATATCAGTGCTTATTGCATTTACAACTTGTGAAATCCTCAACTGATTTGAGCCAGTGTGTGACTATGGAATGATTAACTCTAATGTTTGGatggaatgttggcatattggcagttTGTTTGAAAAACAAATTGAATCATTCCTCTAAATCTGTctgggtagctagctaacaaacat carries:
- the LOC129830601 gene encoding lactose-binding lectin l-2-like; translated protein: MAEEAELLPKQSQSHFLPIQPELVFRSRSRSQHSRSTLSVGCNGILINSAELFNSWQETRQGQDPLLHSSPIVPASPTLCTMFLFLCIAFLHSLVLGAPVLYQGEELSQNYCPMGWYDFNGRCYRYVATPLNWPDAESYCLTQGGNLVSVHSEAEHQFIKILIQRFDPAERGTWMGLSDIHVEGRWMWSDGSKVDFIPWHPSQPDGGRNQNCVITNHFDQRWNDQGCNYSHAFVCAERLC